TTGCCTAAGCTCAAAAAGCAAAGCCTGCGCTTTCCGGCCGCTCCACCGCGGGCTTGCCGGATACATGGCAAGCAGGTGTATTTGTTTGAGGAAGAAGGCAAGTGGTTTACAGAGTGAATTGTCCCGGTTGGCATTTTTGCTGACCGGCTTTATTTTTCCACTTACAAAATATGACATTGTTTGTTATGTAATCGGTATAGAATCGAATTAAAACGAATTATGGGAGGAAATGTTGTGAAAATAAGAAAATCAATTGCCTTGTCCTTAATGTTGTTATATTCGATGGGGATGGTTGCTGGCTGCGGAACGAAGGAAACGCCGGCCGCCGTTGCGGAAAAGTACCCGGATAAGCCAATTACGTTGATTGTTCCCTATGCAGCGGGTGGCGCCAATGACATAATGGCTCGGGCAATGCAAAAAGTGGTCCATAAACATTTTGGCCAAAATATCATTATAAAAAATGTGCCCGGCGCCGGCGGGATTTTGGGTTGGAATGAGTTAGTGGAATCAGAAGATGATGGCTATACATTGGGGACAGTGGATACAAGTACATTATTGCAGTCGCTATATGGAGCAACCCCGTATCACTACCCTTCAGCTTTGGATCCACTAGTGCAAATTCTGGAGATGCCGGTTGTTGCGGCTGTTCGCTCCGATTGCCCCTGGAACAGCCTTGCCGAGTTAGTGGATTACGCTAAGCAGAATCCCCACGCTGTTAAATTCGGACATAGCGGGTTAGGCAACGGGACGCATCTTGTCGGAGAAATGGTCGCGCAAAATGCCGGAATTATCTTGGATCAAGTACCTTTTAAAGGTACCTCGGAATCATTGGCCGCGATATTGGGGGGACATGTCCAGGTAATGTTTGCTGCTACTCCTGCCATTCAGGAACATTTGAAAAGCGGTGCAGTAAAAATAATTGGTATTGCCGTAACAAAGCGAATGAGCGACCCGCGTTACGACAACATTCCTACTTTTCAAGAACAGGGCGTAGATGTGGTATTTAGCTTCTTTATTGGCATTGGCGCTCATAAAGGTATGCCGGAGGAAATAAAAGCTAAATTGGTCAGCAGTCTTGATAAAACCGTGAATGACCCCGAGTACATAGAAAATATGAGAACGCTAGGCATAGAAGTCAACTATTTAAACCACGAGGACTTTTTTCAAAGATGGCTTAAAGAAACAAGAAGACTTACGAAAGTAGTCGAAGAATCCGGCATTGCTGAAAAAATAGCGGCGCAGAAAAAGTAAGGTGAAACACATAAATTCCTCCGTAATGTGACCAAACATTTTATTGTGTAAATATATCGGAGATTAGAAAGGCGGCACATCTTTCCGATGAAGGCCCGGTTCAGAGGTAGGCAATGTCTTTAGGCAGGTGGGTCCGCGTCTGGTTCGGTGCGGCTGCGCTAGTATTTCCGAAAAAAGCACGCTCAGCAATGTCCTTGCAGGCATCCGGAATGGAGTTTGCCTTTCCTCCTGTCTCATGGAAGGGCTGCAGGGATTAGGCGACTCCCAACAGCAGCGTAAACGATGTAAGTCAATAAAAGAGTTTGACACATTATTACAAAAAATGCTATTATGAAGCAAACATGGCAAAGCTAAATCAGGGACAACTACATAGTGTTGAGACAGGTGCCCGTCAGGGCTTAATAGGGAAGACCGGTGTAGAGCCGGCGCGGTCCCGCCACTGTAACAGGGAGCAAGGCCAAAGGATGCCACTGAGACCCCGCGTCTTGGGAAGGTTTGGTCAAGCGATGAGCTGGAGCCAGGAGAACTGCCTGTCTGTCAATCACCGTTTTTTACCCACGGCGATGGGGAGGCGATTAGAGTACTGAAAACATTGTACTGTTCTTCCCGGCGGATTCAACGCCGGGATTTTTATTGAGTATAATTTATTGCTTGCGATATCTCCTGCTTCTGGGCAGGGGATTTCTGTTTATTGGATCCAAACGCCGCCGCTCAGCTTTGACAGCCATGATCGTTATTTTCAGTAAAGCAGAATCATTATATTTTTTGAGGTGATCATTGATGAAGCGAATTCCCATCATGAAAGGACAGCTGCTGGCCGCCGCGATTGTATGCGCTGTTGCCGCAGGCTTTACGCCTGCCGCCGCTTATGCACAAGAAACAGCGGAAACGCCAGCCCCGGCCGGAGGGCAAAAAATTTCCGAATATACCATGGACAAAGTAGTGGTCGAAGGCAAACAGGACAGGCCGGACAGCCCGGGGGCCCTGGCCGACGGTTTTGCGCTCAACAGCGGCGGTGTAGGGTTTCTAGGTGAAAAAGCGGTGCTGGAGACGCCGTTTACGCAAACCACTTTGAGCAATAAGACAGTAGAAACCTTCGGCGCTCCCGGCCTGCCGCTTGACAGCATTTTGACCAACAGCCCTTCGGTCCAGGCAGCGGGCAGTGTACTGCATAACGACTTTACCTTCCGCGGTTTTCGCGCCAACGGCACCAGTTCATATGTCAACGGCATTCCCGGCATGTTTACCCAATTCAATGCCCCTACCTTTATGATCGACCGGATTGACCTTATTTCAGGCCCGAACGGCGGCATCAGCGGTACGGGCTCACACTATGAATCCAATGCCGCCGGCGGACTGATCAATTTTGTTGCCAAGAAAGCGCCGGAAGAGGCGCTGACGCGCTATACGCAAACCTTTTCCGGCTACGGCTCGTTTGGCGAGTATCTGGACATCGCCCGGCGCTTCGGCCAAGATAACGCCTGGGGCGTTCGGATCAATACCGAGCTGGTGAACGGCGAAACCTCAATCCACGGTGAAAATATTAAGGCCCGGGGGATTTTTGCCAATATCGATCACCGGGATGAAAAAAGCGCCACCAATATACTAACAGGCTACCGCTATATTGAGGTTGAAGGCGGAATGCGGTGGTTTAAATTAGGTTCTGCCGTCACCAAGCTGCCCAAAGCACCGGAATCAAGCGCCGATTACGGGTTTGATGGGATGGTGAAGGCGTCGCGCGGCTGGATTCTGGCCTTGAACCATGAACAAAAAATAAGTGAGGACTGGAAGGCTTTCTTTAATGGCGGTTTGAACCGCAATAATCTGACCAAAAACGTGAGCGGCGTAAACAGCGCCTTTACGATTAAAAATAACGCCGGCGATTATGACTTATATGTCAATAACGGCGGTACGCCTATGAACACCTATTATGCTCAACTGGGCGCGCAGGGCCGGATTATCGGCGGTGAAGTGCAGCACACCCTGACTCTGGCCCTGGACCATTCCTGGCGCAACCGGAAGTCAGCAACCGGTTATGTCAATAAAACAATCGGCGCCGGCAATATTTATACCGGTTTTGTACAGGAGCGCCTGCCGAACGGGGATTACAGCACCGGCTTGGCGGAAAAGCAAAAACTCTGGGGCTGGTCGGTGGTGGACCAGATTGACTATCAAAAATGGCAGTTCTTAGTAGGCGTGCACAAGCATTTCGCCACTGTGGATTCTTATACCCCGGCCACCGGAAAACGAACCGCCAGCGTGGACAGCGACGCCTTTAGCCCCACCTATGGGGTTGTGTACAAAGCGGCGGACAATCTTTCCGTGTATGCCAGCCACTCGGAGAGCTTTGATAAAGGTACCGTCGTAAGCAACACCTACGTGAATTCCGGCGAGATTT
This is a stretch of genomic DNA from Dendrosporobacter quercicolus. It encodes these proteins:
- a CDS encoding TonB-dependent receptor, giving the protein MKRIPIMKGQLLAAAIVCAVAAGFTPAAAYAQETAETPAPAGGQKISEYTMDKVVVEGKQDRPDSPGALADGFALNSGGVGFLGEKAVLETPFTQTTLSNKTVETFGAPGLPLDSILTNSPSVQAAGSVLHNDFTFRGFRANGTSSYVNGIPGMFTQFNAPTFMIDRIDLISGPNGGISGTGSHYESNAAGGLINFVAKKAPEEALTRYTQTFSGYGSFGEYLDIARRFGQDNAWGVRINTELVNGETSIHGENIKARGIFANIDHRDEKSATNILTGYRYIEVEGGMRWFKLGSAVTKLPKAPESSADYGFDGMVKASRGWILALNHEQKISEDWKAFFNGGLNRNNLTKNVSGVNSAFTIKNNAGDYDLYVNNGGTPMNTYYAQLGAQGRIIGGEVQHTLTLALDHSWRNRKSATGYVNKTIGAGNIYTGFVQERLPNGDYSTGLAEKQKLWGWSVVDQIDYQKWQFLVGVHKHFATVDSYTPATGKRTASVDSDAFSPTYGVVYKAADNLSVYASHSESFDKGTVVSNTYVNSGEILAPAKTKQNEIGIKHEHAGILTALSFFDISQANNIEVALAGDNSKKYLIQDGKDRHKGVELSASGSLSDKWNVMGGFMLLDASREKTKGGQYDGYDVSGRARWNGIIALEYQADEKLGLVGRARYTGKSTINDEKIAVPGYTTFDLGLNYKTVLARTPAVFSLMCYNLTNKDYWMASRGDQLYVSRPRTVVLSARFDL
- a CDS encoding Bug family tripartite tricarboxylate transporter substrate binding protein, which produces MKIRKSIALSLMLLYSMGMVAGCGTKETPAAVAEKYPDKPITLIVPYAAGGANDIMARAMQKVVHKHFGQNIIIKNVPGAGGILGWNELVESEDDGYTLGTVDTSTLLQSLYGATPYHYPSALDPLVQILEMPVVAAVRSDCPWNSLAELVDYAKQNPHAVKFGHSGLGNGTHLVGEMVAQNAGIILDQVPFKGTSESLAAILGGHVQVMFAATPAIQEHLKSGAVKIIGIAVTKRMSDPRYDNIPTFQEQGVDVVFSFFIGIGAHKGMPEEIKAKLVSSLDKTVNDPEYIENMRTLGIEVNYLNHEDFFQRWLKETRRLTKVVEESGIAEKIAAQKK